From one Comamonas piscis genomic stretch:
- the wecB gene encoding non-hydrolyzing UDP-N-acetylglucosamine 2-epimerase — translation MNSSTPSSPASVVAIMGTRPEIIKMAPVVLALRQRGIPTHVLHTGQHEEMAWPLYEFFGIAPQEVIRLKREVATLPALSSELMSAIGSTLAGLKPAVALVHGDTSSAAMGAMAAAYLQIPVGHVEAGLRSGRIAEPFPEEINRSLIGRVSQWHFAPTGQAHENLEKENVPGEISVVGNTVVDAVLLAARHVRKQRAAGQPVANPDYQWFVDSGLRQLVLVTAHRRENWGAPMVEIAQSVARLLEQHADAAVIWPVHLNPLVQDVVRSVHAASTADVQSRWRLTAPLDYAPMVEIMDAAQLLLTDSGGIQEEGLSLHKPLLVMRDVTERPEVIACGAGLLVGTEAERILSAASHVLATGQLPGLPPRTQDNPFGDGSSGVQIAAAIERHLQ, via the coding sequence ATGAACTCCTCTACCCCTTCCTCCCCCGCCTCCGTCGTCGCGATCATGGGCACCCGGCCCGAGATCATCAAGATGGCGCCCGTGGTGCTGGCCCTGCGCCAGCGCGGCATACCCACCCATGTGCTGCATACCGGCCAGCACGAGGAGATGGCCTGGCCGCTGTATGAATTTTTCGGCATCGCGCCCCAGGAGGTGATCCGCCTCAAGCGCGAGGTCGCCACCCTGCCCGCGCTGTCCAGCGAGCTGATGTCGGCCATCGGCAGCACCTTGGCGGGCCTGAAACCGGCCGTGGCGCTGGTGCACGGCGACACCAGCAGCGCGGCGATGGGCGCAATGGCTGCCGCCTACCTGCAGATCCCCGTCGGCCACGTGGAAGCCGGCCTGCGCTCAGGCCGCATTGCCGAGCCCTTCCCCGAAGAGATCAACCGCAGCCTGATCGGCCGCGTCAGCCAGTGGCACTTTGCCCCGACCGGCCAGGCCCACGAGAACCTCGAGAAGGAAAATGTGCCCGGCGAGATCTCGGTGGTGGGCAACACCGTCGTGGATGCCGTGCTCTTGGCCGCCCGCCATGTGCGCAAGCAGCGCGCCGCCGGCCAGCCGGTGGCCAATCCGGACTACCAGTGGTTTGTTGACAGCGGCCTGCGCCAGCTGGTGCTGGTGACGGCACACCGCCGCGAAAACTGGGGCGCCCCGATGGTGGAGATTGCCCAATCGGTCGCCCGCCTGCTGGAGCAGCACGCCGATGCGGCCGTCATCTGGCCCGTGCACCTGAACCCGCTGGTGCAGGACGTGGTGCGCAGCGTACATGCCGCCAGCACGGCCGATGTGCAGAGCCGCTGGCGCCTGACCGCCCCGCTCGATTACGCGCCCATGGTCGAGATCATGGACGCCGCCCAGCTGCTGCTGACCGACTCCGGCGGCATCCAGGAAGAAGGCCTGTCCTTGCACAAACCCCTGCTGGTGATGCGCGATGTGACCGAGCGCCCCGAGGTCATCGCCTGCGGTGCCGGCCTGCTGGTAGGCACCGAGGCCGAGCGCATCCTGTCGGCCGCCAGCCATGTGCTGGCCACCGGCCAATTGCCGGGCCTGCCCCCGCGTACCCAGGACAACCCGTTTGGAGATGGCAGCAGTGGCGTGCAGATTGCCGCCGCGATTGAGCGCCATCTGCAGTAA
- a CDS encoding YaiO family outer membrane beta-barrel protein, with protein MKKRTIPTTLALSAAALLAPALALAQAQAADATPGSTMAAPAAPPAADEAPAADFEPGRRGRVDIGAGFSSLTGGNSNWNDEFVRGNVGLKPGTILNWELSSQRHFDQRGTVGALSLTQTLSPWWYMSVGGSSGSADFQNKYRGDIAIYRKWTESQQWVTGLALMKSASRDGIHRDTGITASVAYYSANDWVGEGGVVYNKSNPGSVEGYRGFAALTMGREKQHYFTARIDHGKEGYLPTGAIASGAGNQVGFQSTELSLQWRQWLGKDWGYLVGGEFYRNPYYNRKGVSAAVFFDF; from the coding sequence ATGAAAAAACGCACTATTCCCACCACGCTGGCCTTGAGCGCCGCTGCCTTGTTGGCACCTGCACTGGCCCTGGCCCAAGCCCAGGCCGCCGATGCCACACCCGGCTCCACGATGGCCGCGCCTGCCGCGCCGCCTGCGGCCGACGAGGCACCAGCCGCTGATTTTGAACCCGGTCGCCGTGGCCGGGTCGATATCGGCGCGGGCTTTTCCAGCCTGACCGGCGGCAACAGCAACTGGAACGACGAATTCGTGCGCGGCAATGTCGGCCTCAAGCCCGGCACCATCCTGAACTGGGAGCTGTCCAGCCAGCGCCACTTCGACCAGCGCGGCACCGTCGGCGCGCTGTCGCTGACGCAGACCTTGTCGCCCTGGTGGTACATGTCGGTGGGCGGCAGCTCCGGCTCGGCCGACTTCCAGAACAAGTACCGGGGCGACATCGCCATCTACCGCAAGTGGACCGAGAGCCAGCAATGGGTCACCGGCCTGGCGCTGATGAAGTCGGCCAGCCGCGACGGCATCCACCGCGACACCGGCATCACCGCCTCGGTGGCCTACTACTCGGCGAATGACTGGGTGGGCGAAGGCGGCGTGGTCTACAACAAGTCCAACCCCGGCTCGGTGGAAGGCTACCGCGGCTTTGCCGCGTTGACCATGGGCCGCGAAAAGCAGCACTACTTCACCGCCCGCATCGACCACGGCAAGGAAGGCTACCTGCCCACCGGAGCCATCGCCAGTGGCGCAGGCAACCAGGTCGGCTTCCAGTCGACCGAGCTGAGCCTGCAATGGCGCCAATGGCTGGGCAAGGACTGGGGCTACCTGGTCGGCGGCGAGTTCTACCGCAACCCCTACTACAACCGCAAGGGCGTCAGCGCTGCGGTGTTCTTCGACTTCTAA
- the catC gene encoding muconolactone Delta-isomerase, giving the protein MLYLVRMDVNIPHDLPAEQAQEIKAREKAYSQDLQRDGRWQHIWRVAGEYANYSVFDVESNDELHGLLQALPLFPYMKISVTPLAQHPSAIAQN; this is encoded by the coding sequence ATGCTGTACCTGGTTCGCATGGATGTGAACATTCCCCATGACCTGCCCGCTGAGCAGGCCCAGGAGATCAAGGCCCGCGAGAAGGCCTATTCGCAAGATCTGCAGCGCGACGGCCGCTGGCAGCACATCTGGCGCGTTGCGGGCGAGTATGCGAACTACAGCGTGTTCGATGTGGAATCGAACGACGAGCTGCACGGCCTGCTGCAGGCGCTGCCGCTGTTCCCCTACATGAAGATCTCGGTCACGCCGCTGGCACAGCACCCTTCGGCGATCGCCCAGAACTGA